Proteins encoded within one genomic window of Candidatus Nealsonbacteria bacterium:
- the ileS gene encoding isoleucine--tRNA ligase codes for MSKETSQNNDFPSMEEDVLNFWDKAKIFEKSVDRDASQGNYVFYDGPPFGTGEPHYGHILSSVSKDVVPRFWTMKGYRVERKWGWDCHGLPIENIIEADLKISGKKEIEEKMGVAKFNEACRARVLEYADIWEVMIRRIGRWVDFKNSYKTMDTNFMESVWWAFSELWKKDLVYEGRKVLLYCSRCETPISNFEVAMDNSYKDVTDTSVYIKFKVTNGQEKLGINENLHILAWTTTPWTLPGNVSLAVDEKIDYVALTINGSKDDLIILAKDRIEAVLTKNEIEFKIVNEYKGQDLLGLEYQPLFDIPTIKESGKKGYYVTSGDFVNTDDGTGIVHIAPVYGEDDHKLGIKHDLPIIPALDEKGHFNDTVPKLNGTYFKKANGLIIEDLKERDILFKEEKITHSYPHCHRCDTPLIYNAIPAWFINIETIRKDMIANNENINWYPEHLKHGRFEKGLESAPDWNISRNRYFATPMPVWKCDKCEQIEIVESIQDLKTKGKVDEINDIHSHFIDDITWACRECDGTMNRITEVFDCWFESGSMPFAQLHYPFENKEKFEQNFPAQFISEYISQTRAWFYVMHVLGTSLFNKNSFKNVVTTGVILNDKGEKMSKSKKNFPDPNKLIDELGADVLRFYLMNSPLMHAENLFFNEKETRESFRKNVMPLWNVYKFYELFITDGINESNANSKNILDQWILTRLKQLIEEVTNNMERYNIPRSTRSITEFINDLSTWYLRRSRDRFKSDNDLDKKEALETTKYVLVEVTKIIAPFMPFIAENLWQRITGNNFSDENKSVHLEKWPEKELISSEELLILSDMENIRKIVELGLAKRDKAGIKVRQPLSELKIVNYSLKKEHEELLKDELNIKSIVSESGDGEVSVSLNTTITKELKLEGVKREIVRFTNGLRKDAGLSLSDRTKIYYETESDLVRETFEKFAQDIMNDTLSEGIEFGIESAELKKDIKIEGEDVGLGIEKK; via the coding sequence ACAATGAAAGGGTATAGGGTTGAAAGAAAATGGGGATGGGATTGTCATGGACTTCCTATTGAAAATATTATTGAGGCTGATCTAAAGATAAGTGGGAAGAAAGAAATTGAAGAAAAAATGGGCGTTGCTAAATTCAACGAGGCTTGTCGTGCTCGAGTTTTGGAATACGCTGATATCTGGGAAGTTATGATCAGAAGAATTGGAAGATGGGTTGATTTTAAAAACTCATACAAAACCATGGATACGAATTTTATGGAATCTGTATGGTGGGCTTTTTCTGAATTATGGAAAAAAGATCTTGTGTATGAAGGAAGAAAGGTTCTTTTGTATTGTTCACGTTGCGAAACTCCAATTTCAAACTTTGAAGTGGCAATGGATAACAGCTACAAGGACGTTACCGACACCAGTGTTTATATAAAATTCAAAGTAACAAATGGACAAGAAAAATTAGGAATTAATGAAAACCTGCATATCCTTGCATGGACTACCACACCATGGACATTACCTGGTAATGTCTCGTTAGCCGTTGATGAAAAGATAGATTATGTCGCATTAACTATAAATGGTTCTAAAGATGATCTAATAATTTTAGCAAAAGATAGAATTGAAGCAGTTCTTACTAAAAATGAAATTGAATTTAAAATAGTTAATGAATACAAGGGTCAGGATTTACTAGGTCTAGAATATCAGCCTCTATTTGATATTCCTACTATCAAGGAAAGTGGTAAAAAGGGCTACTATGTTACTTCTGGAGATTTTGTTAATACAGATGATGGAACTGGAATAGTTCATATCGCTCCTGTGTATGGTGAAGATGATCATAAGCTTGGAATAAAGCATGACCTTCCAATTATTCCTGCTTTAGATGAAAAAGGGCATTTTAATGATACTGTTCCCAAACTTAACGGGACTTATTTTAAAAAGGCTAACGGACTAATAATTGAAGATTTAAAAGAACGCGATATTTTATTCAAAGAAGAGAAAATAACTCATTCGTATCCTCATTGTCATAGATGTGACACACCACTTATTTATAACGCCATTCCTGCTTGGTTTATCAATATTGAAACGATAAGAAAAGATATGATAGCCAATAATGAAAATATTAATTGGTATCCAGAACATTTAAAACATGGTCGTTTTGAAAAAGGATTAGAATCAGCTCCGGATTGGAATATTTCTCGTAACCGCTACTTTGCCACTCCAATGCCTGTCTGGAAGTGCGATAAATGTGAACAAATTGAAATAGTGGAAAGTATTCAAGATTTAAAGACAAAAGGCAAAGTTGATGAAATTAATGATATCCATTCTCATTTCATCGATGACATAACATGGGCTTGCAGAGAATGTGATGGAACCATGAACAGAATTACTGAAGTTTTTGATTGTTGGTTTGAATCAGGGTCAATGCCATTTGCTCAATTACATTACCCATTTGAAAACAAGGAGAAATTTGAACAAAATTTCCCAGCTCAATTTATCAGTGAATATATATCTCAAACAAGAGCTTGGTTTTATGTTATGCATGTTCTTGGTACTTCATTGTTCAATAAAAATAGCTTTAAAAATGTTGTTACTACAGGCGTAATACTGAATGATAAGGGAGAGAAGATGAGTAAATCTAAAAAGAATTTCCCTGACCCCAATAAATTAATTGATGAATTGGGCGCTGATGTTCTAAGATTTTATCTTATGAACTCACCCTTAATGCATGCCGAAAACTTATTCTTTAACGAAAAAGAAACCAGAGAATCATTTAGGAAAAATGTGATGCCTCTTTGGAATGTTTATAAATTCTATGAATTATTCATCACAGATGGAATTAATGAAAGTAACGCTAATTCAAAAAACATTTTAGATCAATGGATTTTAACAAGATTAAAACAACTCATAGAAGAAGTGACAAATAATATGGAAAGATACAATATTCCGCGCTCAACACGATCAATTACCGAATTTATAAACGACCTATCAACCTGGTATCTTAGACGATCTCGCGATAGATTTAAATCTGACAATGACCTTGATAAAAAAGAGGCACTAGAAACAACCAAATATGTACTCGTTGAAGTCACAAAAATTATAGCCCCATTTATGCCATTTATTGCAGAAAATCTATGGCAAAGAATAACCGGTAATAATTTTTCTGATGAAAATAAGTCTGTTCACTTAGAGAAGTGGCCAGAAAAAGAACTAATTAGTAGCGAAGAATTATTGATTCTATCTGACATGGAAAATATCAGAAAAATAGTTGAGCTTGGACTGGCCAAGCGTGATAAGGCTGGAATTAAGGTGCGCCAACCACTTTCAGAATTAAAGATAGTAAATTATAGTCTAAAAAAGGAGCATGAAGAATTATTGAAAGACGAGCTAAATATTAAAAGCATTGTTAGTGAAAGTGGTGATGGTGAGGTCAGTGTTTCACTCAATACCACTATTACTAAAGAATTAAAACTTGAGGGAGTAAAACGTGAAATCGTTCGCTTTACAAATGGACTCAGAAAAGATGCCGGATTATCTCTTTCTGATAGAACTAAAATTTATTACGAAACCGAGAGTGACCTTGTTCGTGAAACTTTTGAGAAATTTGCTCAAGATATTATGAACGATACCTTAAGTGAGGGTATTGAGTTTGGTATTGAATCAGCCGAGCTTAAAAAAGATATTAAAATCGAAGGAGAAGATGTTGGATTAGGAATAGAGAAGAAATAG
- the pheS gene encoding phenylalanine--tRNA ligase subunit alpha: MIDIEELRKEIEKDIVAAKTVEDINSLYKKYLDKDGKISLVFRSFSGLTSEEKIKIGGVVNVLKQLVIDHIEKVSREIKDVDRKEKEKKDWIDITLPGKKPTIGHLHPLTQSINKVREIFEGLGFSIVEGPELESEWYNFDALNFPDDHPAREMQDTLFIKQSDRDKLSSKEKLLMRTHTSPVQVRHMQKNKPPIRILVPGRVFRNEATDASHEVNFYQVEGLMIDKDISVANYKSIVYEFCKAFYGKNSKIRLRPSFFPFTEPSFEVDMACTTCDGKGCSVCSQTGWLEVMGAGMVHPNVLKNSGVDPDQWQGFAFGFGWDRLAMMKYKIDDVRLFYNGDLRFLNQF; the protein is encoded by the coding sequence ATGATTGATATAGAAGAACTAAGAAAAGAAATAGAGAAAGATATAGTTGCCGCCAAAACTGTTGAAGATATTAATTCTTTATACAAAAAATACCTTGATAAGGATGGAAAGATCTCTTTGGTCTTTCGTTCTTTTTCTGGATTAACCAGTGAAGAAAAGATTAAAATTGGGGGAGTGGTAAACGTATTAAAACAACTAGTCATTGATCACATTGAGAAAGTAAGCAGGGAAATAAAAGATGTTGATAGAAAAGAAAAAGAAAAAAAAGATTGGATTGACATTACATTGCCAGGGAAAAAACCTACTATTGGCCATCTTCATCCCTTAACTCAAAGTATAAACAAAGTAAGAGAAATATTTGAAGGATTGGGATTTTCAATTGTTGAAGGACCAGAATTAGAAAGTGAATGGTACAACTTTGATGCTCTTAATTTCCCTGATGATCATCCGGCAAGAGAAATGCAAGATACTCTTTTTATTAAACAAAGTGATCGTGACAAACTATCCAGTAAAGAGAAGCTTTTAATGAGAACTCATACATCTCCTGTTCAAGTTAGGCATATGCAAAAGAATAAGCCTCCGATTAGAATACTTGTACCAGGTAGAGTTTTTCGAAATGAAGCTACCGATGCCTCTCACGAAGTTAATTTCTATCAAGTAGAAGGATTAATGATTGATAAAGATATTTCTGTTGCTAACTACAAATCAATAGTTTATGAATTTTGTAAAGCCTTTTATGGAAAGAATTCTAAGATAAGATTGAGACCATCTTTTTTCCCCTTTACTGAGCCCTCCTTTGAAGTAGACATGGCCTGTACAACTTGTGATGGAAAGGGATGTTCAGTCTGTTCACAAACTGGATGGCTAGAGGTAATGGGAGCTGGAATGGTCCATCCTAATGTATTAAAAAATTCCGGTGTTGACCCTGACCAATGGCAAGGATTTGCTTTTGGATTCGGCTGGGATAGGCTAGCTATGATGAAATACAAGATAGATGACGTAAGGTTATTCTATAACGGCGATTTAAGATTTTTAAACCAATTCTAA
- the pheT gene encoding phenylalanine--tRNA ligase subunit beta: MKLSYNWLQSFFKEKLPEPKKMADLFNIRFFEVEEIDKKNNDQVLDISILPSRAGDCLSHLGVAREISAITGIKIKEPVPKLKEGPANKEISLDVRNDCLRYTARVIKNVKVGPTPKWIRERIESCGLQSINNIVDIANYVMLETGQPLHVFDLDKVSNKIIVRKSKKGESITTLDNKKYELDKDILVIADDNNILAIAGIKGGKTAEVDENTKNILLESANFNRLIVRRGSAKLKLRTDASVRFENGMDPNLTEIAATRAIGLIQEIAGGDAAKGLIDFYPEKIKPKTIKLNLDKTESLLGIMIPKSQIKKILKSLFFEIKKETDQIIEVEVPTRRVDVSIQEDLIEEIGRLYGYENIQIKFPSLEIVSPKRNMSLFWEDNIKNNLRSIGFSEIYNYSCISEEQFNNFGYSKDNITEVESPVSLEQKYLRPELTPHIIKNIKDNEKHFDDIKIFELGNVFITKNEKVDERKVLTGAITEGSFLDAKGIVEFILEEMGIENIDYQNNIDSIYLHLMKKSSVIINGNELGFLGEVSPAFLKDLKINSSVTVFSLDFDKIKMLATEDKYYKQITKFPEVTRDLSILVPQKTEYQEVINLINSLKLDFLRDVRLFDIYEGKEIPSGKKNMALRLTFQANRTLTAEEINSFQDRIIKNIESNNNWEIRK, translated from the coding sequence ATGAAATTATCCTATAACTGGCTACAATCTTTTTTTAAAGAAAAATTACCTGAGCCAAAAAAAATGGCAGATCTTTTTAATATCCGCTTTTTTGAAGTTGAAGAAATAGATAAAAAGAATAATGACCAAGTTCTTGATATAAGTATTTTACCAAGTAGAGCGGGGGATTGTCTCTCGCACCTAGGAGTAGCTAGGGAAATTTCAGCCATAACAGGCATTAAGATAAAAGAACCAGTCCCTAAACTAAAAGAAGGTCCTGCAAACAAAGAAATTTCATTAGATGTTCGAAATGATTGCTTAAGATATACTGCAAGAGTAATAAAAAATGTAAAAGTTGGACCAACTCCTAAATGGATTAGGGAAAGAATTGAATCATGTGGCTTACAATCTATAAATAATATTGTAGATATAGCCAATTATGTGATGCTTGAAACAGGTCAACCTCTTCATGTTTTTGACCTAGATAAGGTATCAAATAAAATAATTGTACGAAAATCTAAAAAAGGAGAAAGTATAACCACTCTAGATAATAAAAAATATGAGCTAGATAAAGACATCCTTGTTATAGCTGATGATAACAATATCCTTGCCATTGCTGGAATTAAAGGGGGCAAGACGGCAGAAGTAGATGAAAACACAAAAAATATTCTTCTAGAATCAGCTAACTTTAATCGATTAATTGTAAGAAGGGGATCGGCTAAATTAAAACTAAGAACTGATGCATCAGTAAGGTTTGAAAACGGCATGGATCCAAATCTAACTGAAATAGCCGCCACAAGGGCGATTGGCTTAATACAAGAAATAGCAGGTGGTGATGCTGCAAAAGGATTGATTGATTTTTATCCAGAGAAGATAAAGCCAAAAACTATAAAATTAAATCTAGATAAGACTGAAAGCTTGTTGGGGATAATGATACCAAAGAGCCAAATTAAAAAAATCCTAAAAAGTCTTTTCTTTGAAATCAAAAAAGAAACTGATCAAATAATAGAAGTTGAAGTTCCAACTAGACGAGTGGATGTCTCAATTCAAGAAGATTTAATTGAAGAAATAGGGCGCCTCTATGGTTATGAGAATATACAAATAAAATTTCCTAGCCTTGAGATTGTTTCTCCAAAAAGAAATATGAGCCTTTTTTGGGAGGATAATATTAAAAACAACTTAAGATCTATTGGTTTTTCTGAAATTTATAACTATAGCTGTATCAGTGAAGAGCAATTCAATAACTTCGGCTATTCAAAAGATAATATTACTGAAGTAGAGAGTCCGGTTAGCTTAGAACAAAAATATTTAAGACCAGAATTAACCCCACATATCATTAAGAATATTAAAGACAATGAGAAACACTTTGATGATATAAAGATTTTTGAACTAGGAAATGTTTTTATCACTAAGAATGAAAAAGTTGATGAAAGAAAGGTGCTTACCGGAGCAATTACAGAAGGCTCATTTCTTGATGCTAAAGGAATCGTTGAGTTTATCCTGGAAGAAATGGGAATAGAAAATATTGATTACCAGAATAACATTGATTCTATTTACCTTCACTTAATGAAAAAATCATCGGTAATAATTAATGGAAATGAATTAGGGTTTTTAGGAGAAGTTTCTCCCGCATTTTTAAAAGACCTAAAGATTAACTCTTCAGTCACTGTTTTTAGTCTTGATTTTGATAAAATAAAGATGCTTGCAACCGAGGATAAATATTATAAGCAAATAACTAAATTCCCAGAAGTAACAAGAGACTTATCTATTCTTGTTCCACAAAAGACTGAATACCAAGAAGTTATAAATCTTATAAACAGCCTAAAGTTAGATTTTTTAAGAGATGTAAGATTATTTGATATTTATGAAGGAAAAGAAATTCCCTCGGGTAAGAAAAACATGGCGCTTAGATTAACTTTTCAAGCCAATAGAACACTAACAGCAGAAGAGATAAATTCTTTCCAAGACAGAATAATAAAAAACATTGAAAGTAATAATAATTGGGAGATAAGAAAATAA
- the proS gene encoding proline--tRNA ligase, whose protein sequence is MSNQEETIKKRSEDFSKWYLDVIVAADLADYAPVRGCIIFKPNGYAIWENFQKVLDKKFKETGHRNAYFPLLIPEEFLKKEAEHVEGFSPELAVVTHAGGKELEEKLVIRPTSETIIYDSFSKWVHSWRDLPILINQWCNVMRWEKKTKPFLRTTEFLWQEGHTAHETHDEAEKEALQMLAVYADFAKDYLAIPVIKGVKSESEKFAGALRTYTIEALMQDGKALQSGTSHNLGQNFAKAFDIKFLDKNEEEQYVWQTSWGLSTRLIGGLIMTHGDDSGIIMPPKIAPLHLVFVPIWKEESQREELSNKINELKNTLPGDIISHTDDRDMRPGSKYYDWERKGVPLRAEIGPRDLEQEQIILARRDNGEKVVVKLNEFAKKVKELLESIQENLFKKAEKNLSDNTYEVKDWDDFQDTLTKNGGFIHANWCGSKECEAEIKEKTKATIRCIPLERGEKDGDCIHCKSEGKHKAYFAIAY, encoded by the coding sequence ATGAGTAATCAAGAAGAAACAATTAAAAAAAGATCCGAAGATTTTTCTAAATGGTATCTAGATGTTATAGTAGCAGCTGATTTAGCCGATTATGCTCCGGTTAGGGGATGTATCATTTTTAAACCAAATGGCTATGCAATATGGGAAAATTTTCAAAAAGTATTAGATAAAAAATTCAAAGAAACCGGTCATAGAAACGCCTATTTCCCCCTTTTAATTCCTGAAGAATTCTTAAAAAAAGAAGCTGAGCATGTTGAAGGTTTTTCGCCTGAATTAGCAGTTGTTACACATGCAGGAGGAAAAGAATTAGAAGAGAAATTAGTTATACGACCAACATCTGAAACAATAATCTATGATAGTTTTTCCAAGTGGGTGCATTCTTGGAGAGATCTACCAATTTTGATTAATCAATGGTGCAATGTAATGCGCTGGGAAAAGAAAACAAAGCCTTTTTTGCGCACAACGGAATTCCTTTGGCAAGAAGGTCATACTGCACATGAAACACATGATGAAGCAGAAAAAGAAGCTCTTCAAATGCTTGCTGTATATGCCGACTTTGCAAAAGACTATCTTGCTATTCCTGTAATTAAAGGTGTTAAATCAGAATCTGAGAAATTTGCCGGAGCATTAAGGACCTATACCATTGAAGCTCTAATGCAAGATGGAAAAGCCCTTCAGTCAGGAACTTCCCATAATCTAGGTCAAAATTTTGCCAAGGCTTTTGATATTAAATTTCTTGATAAAAATGAGGAAGAACAATATGTCTGGCAAACTAGTTGGGGATTAAGCACTCGCCTTATCGGTGGATTAATTATGACTCACGGAGATGATTCAGGAATTATCATGCCTCCAAAAATTGCCCCTCTTCATTTAGTTTTTGTTCCTATTTGGAAAGAAGAATCTCAAAGAGAAGAATTATCCAATAAAATTAATGAATTAAAAAATACCCTTCCAGGAGATATTATTTCACATACTGATGATCGAGATATGAGGCCGGGATCAAAGTATTATGATTGGGAAAGAAAGGGAGTTCCATTAAGAGCCGAAATTGGACCAAGAGACTTAGAGCAAGAACAAATAATTTTAGCTAGAAGAGATAATGGTGAAAAGGTAGTAGTAAAATTAAATGAGTTTGCCAAGAAAGTAAAAGAATTATTAGAAAGTATCCAAGAAAATCTTTTTAAAAAAGCTGAAAAGAATCTTTCAGACAATACTTACGAAGTAAAAGACTGGGATGATTTTCAAGATACTCTTACAAAAAATGGTGGCTTTATTCATGCCAATTGGTGTGGATCAAAAGAATGCGAAGCGGAAATAAAAGAAAAAACAAAAGCAACCATCAGATGCATTCCTCTTGAAAGAGGTGAAAAAGACGGGGATTGTATTCATTGTAAGTCTGAAGGAAAACATAAGGCATACTTTGCAATAGCCTACTAA
- the rdgB gene encoding RdgB/HAM1 family non-canonical purine NTP pyrophosphatase translates to MLPKYFATKNLNKIKEVNAILGYELEQIAIDLYEPQAIDLSKIISEKAQDAFNKTGKTVLVEDTAIEFNGWNGLPGALVKWFLDTVGNEGLIKMMAGFEDRSAVAKTAVAFFDGEKTHSFIGTIKGKISDSVRGDDVFGWDPIFIPDGSSKTFAEMTKEEKNEISMRKKALELMKKSITSIN, encoded by the coding sequence ATGTTGCCAAAATATTTCGCAACAAAAAATCTAAACAAAATTAAGGAAGTAAATGCTATTCTTGGCTATGAGCTAGAACAAATAGCTATTGATCTTTATGAGCCACAAGCAATAGATCTCTCTAAGATAATATCAGAAAAAGCTCAAGACGCGTTTAATAAAACTGGTAAAACAGTTCTTGTCGAAGATACCGCAATTGAATTCAATGGATGGAATGGACTACCAGGAGCTCTTGTGAAATGGTTCCTTGATACGGTTGGTAATGAGGGCCTAATTAAAATGATGGCAGGATTTGAAGATAGGTCTGCAGTTGCAAAAACCGCTGTTGCATTCTTTGACGGGGAAAAAACCCATTCTTTCATCGGGACAATAAAGGGAAAGATATCAGATTCTGTTCGAGGAGATGATGTATTCGGATGGGATCCCATATTCATTCCAGACGGTAGCTCAAAAACCTTTGCAGAGATGACAAAAGAAGAGAAGAATGAAATATCAATGAGAAAAAAGGCCCTGGAGTTAATGAAGAAATCGATAACTTCGATAAATTAA
- a CDS encoding class I SAM-dependent methyltransferase — MLELISPPPLIIILLVFLPFLIIFFSPSSIKAALSGAPFLPTSKNIVRKALKEADLKRGEKLYDLGCGTGTVLIIGEKEFGAKVVGFEYSSPLFYLSKINFLINRIKDGIINKGDFYQADIKDADVIYLFLTPRAFKKLENKIKTETKIGARIITFSSPLLFWQPEKVVPLKERKNKINLYLYVRK, encoded by the coding sequence ATGTTAGAACTAATTTCCCCCCCACCTTTAATAATTATTCTATTAGTTTTTTTACCATTTCTAATTATATTTTTCTCCCCAAGTTCAATAAAGGCTGCTTTATCTGGGGCACCGTTTTTACCCACTTCTAAAAATATAGTTCGTAAAGCGCTAAAAGAAGCTGATTTGAAGCGAGGTGAAAAATTGTATGATTTGGGATGTGGTACAGGAACAGTTTTAATAATTGGAGAAAAAGAGTTTGGAGCAAAAGTAGTGGGATTTGAATATTCTTCTCCCCTTTTTTATTTATCTAAAATAAATTTTTTGATTAATAGAATTAAAGATGGGATTATAAATAAAGGTGATTTTTACCAAGCAGACATAAAAGATGCCGATGTTATTTATTTATTTTTAACCCCAAGAGCGTTTAAAAAATTAGAAAACAAGATTAAAACAGAAACTAAAATTGGAGCGAGAATTATTACCTTTTCTTCGCCTCTTCTTTTTTGGCAACCTGAAAAAGTAGTGCCTCTCAAGGAGCGGAAGAATAAAATAAATCTTTATTTATACGTTAGAAAATAA
- a CDS encoding class I SAM-dependent methyltransferase has product MSNKNLEPENRKVLLDMGCGEGNDSLFFANKGYYVIGVEKDKKVFEKAKESVLLEKKEKFIKLYNEDIREIDLKGKFDAVLFHFVLMFMSKKDALGLIEKYFNKLNKGGEMLIKVLMSDDKIAESHKGGKYFYPKIKELEEVRDKYQAVFLEFRKKKDNPHGKNKHPHIHSIGILKIIKK; this is encoded by the coding sequence ATGTCTAATAAAAATTTAGAACCAGAAAACAGGAAAGTGTTACTTGATATGGGTTGTGGTGAGGGAAATGACTCCCTCTTCTTTGCGAATAAGGGATATTATGTGATTGGCGTGGAAAAGGACAAAAAAGTTTTTGAAAAAGCAAAGGAAAGTGTTTTATTAGAAAAGAAAGAGAAATTTATTAAATTATATAACGAAGATATAAGAGAAATTGATTTAAAAGGAAAATTTGATGCCGTTTTGTTTCACTTTGTTCTAATGTTTATGTCAAAAAAAGATGCGCTAGGGTTGATTGAAAAATATTTTAATAAGCTAAACAAGGGAGGCGAGATGTTGATTAAAGTATTAATGTCAGATGATAAAATAGCAGAAAGTCATAAGGGGGGTAAATATTTTTATCCCAAAATAAAAGAGCTGGAAGAGGTGCGAGATAAATATCAAGCAGTCTTTTTGGAATTTAGAAAAAAGAAAGACAACCCTCATGGTAAAAATAAACACCCCCATATACATTCTATCGGTATATTGAAAATAATTAAAAAATAA
- a CDS encoding S41 family peptidase — MKFFKGISGIIFIFGIYALGAFSGYLLSQNNIIQRYQQPEGADFTIFWEAYNTLKDNYVFPDKINHQDIVYGAIAGMTNALSDPHTSFFTPDDTKRFLENTDGRFEGVGMEVDIRDNQFQVVAPLKGTPADKAGMMAGDKILKIDGVETDGLSVEEAIGMIRGPRGTKVVLTVLRSEWDKSREVEIIRDTIVSPSLEWELLEGNIAHISFYHFHRNTDSNFRDIALDLINSPAKGLILDLRNNSGGYLDVSQNIGGWFLNRGDVFVIEDDGRVMHEFRSKGNGSLSHYPLVVIMNQGSASASEILAGAVRYHNNALIVGETSFGKGSIQKLKKLRDGSSIKITIANWLTPNGYTITKKGLTPDYEVEMTIEDYEAGRDPQLDKAIEVMRGMI; from the coding sequence ATGAAATTTTTTAAAGGGATTAGCGGAATTATTTTTATCTTTGGAATATATGCCTTAGGTGCTTTTTCTGGTTACCTGTTAAGTCAAAATAATATAATTCAAAGATATCAACAGCCAGAAGGAGCAGATTTTACTATATTCTGGGAAGCATACAATACTCTGAAAGATAATTATGTCTTTCCTGATAAAATCAATCATCAAGATATAGTTTACGGTGCAATAGCAGGGATGACTAATGCTCTTTCAGATCCACACACTAGTTTTTTTACTCCAGATGACACTAAAAGATTCTTAGAAAATACCGATGGGCGTTTCGAGGGAGTTGGAATGGAGGTAGATATACGTGATAATCAATTTCAGGTTGTAGCTCCACTTAAGGGAACTCCAGCAGATAAGGCTGGTATGATGGCTGGAGATAAAATATTAAAGATAGACGGTGTTGAAACTGATGGCCTTTCTGTTGAAGAGGCTATAGGAATGATAAGAGGGCCAAGAGGAACTAAAGTTGTTTTAACGGTATTAAGAAGTGAATGGGATAAATCACGAGAAGTAGAGATTATTAGAGATACAATAGTTTCACCATCATTGGAGTGGGAACTATTAGAAGGCAACATTGCCCATATTAGCTTTTATCATTTTCATCGAAATACGGATTCCAATTTTAGAGATATAGCTTTAGATTTAATTAATAGTCCGGCTAAAGGATTAATCTTAGATTTAAGAAATAATTCAGGAGGATATTTAGACGTTTCGCAGAATATTGGAGGATGGTTTTTAAACAGGGGGGATGTTTTTGTGATAGAAGATGATGGTCGAGTTATGCATGAATTCAGGTCAAAAGGAAATGGCAGTCTTTCTCATTATCCTTTAGTTGTTATTATGAATCAGGGATCAGCATCTGCTTCTGAAATTTTAGCGGGTGCTGTTAGGTATCATAATAATGCGCTTATTGTCGGTGAAACTTCTTTTGGAAAAGGATCTATACAAAAGCTAAAAAAATTACGGGACGGGTCATCAATTAAAATAACTATTGCTAATTGGTTGACTCCAAATGGATACACTATAACTAAAAAAGGATTAACTCCAGATTATGAGGTAGAGATGACCATTGAGGATTACGAAGCTGGACGAGATCCTCAGTTAGACAAAGCTATTGAAGTAATGCGGGGAATGATATAA
- the rplI gene encoding 50S ribosomal protein L9, which produces MKVILIKNVEKIGKKYDVKEVKDGYAMNYLIPNNLARPATREALQWLDIQLETDQKKQEDSLKKVQALVSKIDGLEVSFDVKIGEKDQLFESITAVKIKEKLKGMGFEVDKNQIELKEPIKKLGEFNVKLSFEHNLEVSIKVLINEEK; this is translated from the coding sequence ATGAAAGTAATACTTATTAAAAACGTTGAAAAAATCGGTAAGAAATATGATGTTAAGGAAGTTAAGGACGGTTATGCGATGAATTATTTAATACCTAATAATTTGGCTCGTCCAGCGACCAGAGAAGCTCTCCAATGGTTAGATATTCAATTAGAGACAGACCAAAAGAAGCAAGAAGATAGCCTAAAAAAGGTTCAGGCATTAGTTTCAAAAATTGATGGACTAGAGGTTTCTTTTGATGTGAAGATTGGAGAAAAAGATCAATTATTTGAATCAATAACTGCTGTTAAGATTAAAGAAAAGTTAAAGGGAATGGGTTTTGAAGTGGATAAGAACCAAATTGAATTAAAGGAGCCAATAAAGAAATTAGGTGAATTTAATGTAAAATTATCTTTTGAACATAACTTGGAAGTATCTATAAAAGTTCTAATAAACGAAGAAAAGTAG